TGGCGCAGCCAGTTGATCTCGTGGATATCCCTAGCTTCCAGGCAGCAGCGCAGCAGCTCGCGAGCGAAGGGTTTGGGATTAGTGGTATCTGGGAGAGCGGGGATGCACGCTCCTTCATTGAGGAAATCCTGCGGACCATTGACGGCTGCAACTTTTTAGACTTCTCAACAGGGAAATGGCGGATCACGTTAGCCCGTGGCGGCTATAACGTCGCCACGCTTCCAGTGTTGGATGGCCATTCGTCCATCCAGGCGCTTGAGGGTTACAGCGAGGTCGCGCTGGACGAATCAACCAACCAGGTTCAAGTGTCCTACACGAGCCGGGCATCTAATTTCTCAACCAAACAAGTCCAGGCGCAGGCCTTCGCGAATATCCGCTATCAAGATGCGGTGGTCAATGCGAGCCTGAGCTACCCGATGATTTCCAAGGCTAGCCTGGCTGCAAAGGTGGCGGATCGGGATCTCAGGGCCTACAGCACCCCATTGGCCAAAGGTGATCTGATCTGCACCCGGGTCGCCCGCACTCTTAGGCCTGGCGACCTTTTTGTTCTGCGATGGGCCCCCCTGGGAATCGACCAGGTGGTCTGCCGCGTGTTGAAGATTTCCAGGGGTGACTTGCAGTCCTCTGGCATTCGGATCTCTTTCCTGAAGGATGTATTCAGCCTCGGGTCTGCCTTGTATGGCGCTCCGGCGTCATCTGGTTGGGTCGATCCCGGCGTTACGCCTCAACCCTGCGAGGCCCAGGCGCTGATGGAAGCGCCTTACTGGGCAGTGGGGGCATCTCGCCAGGTCTTCGCCATTGGATCGCGAGCCGACCAGGTCACTCTGGATGCAGAGATCTGGACCAATGAGGGTGCTGGGTATCTTCAGACGGGGAACCTGCCATCACTGACTCCGACCGGCTTACTCACGAGTGCATACGGATGCAAGACGGCCGCGCTTGATCCAGTTGGCTTCACCGTATCTGGTGGCTCCGACCTGGCCCAGTTGCCGGGGTTCAGCACCAATTCGGATGGTCGCGCCCGTGGCGCAAACCTAGCTTATTTCCCTGCGACTGGGGAGCTGGTGTCTTGGACCACGGCTGTAGCGAATGTTGACGGCAGTTTCACTGTGTCTGCGGTGCTTCGCGGCGTTATCGACACAGTCCCCTCAGACAACGCAGCGGGTGATCGCGTTTGGTTTTTCAGCGTCGGCGCCGCCGAGGTGCGTTCATCCGATGGCAGCGGCGGCGGTGGTGCTGTCGCAGGCCCATCAACACCTGGCATCAACGGACGCACCATCCTCTACGGGACCATCGACCCGACCTCAGATATCGGTTCGGATGGTGATAGCTACATCAACCTGACTTCTCATTTCATTTTCGGGCCAAAGGCAGGTGGGGCTTGGCCGGTCGGGACCTCTCTCGTTGGCCCGGCCGGAATGAATGGAACCAATGGCCGCCCCTCCCGAGCCTCAGCGAACTGGACGACCGGCGTGTTGGCCGCTGGGGCTGTCGAAACGCAGGACATCGACTTCGTTAAGACAGGAAAGCTCTACAAGCTCACAACCACACAGGCGGCGCGAGTCCGCCTGTATTCGACGGCTGCACGTCGCTCCACAGACGCTGCCCGGCCTTCAACCCAAAAGCTCACGGACCCTTCGGATTGTGAGCTGGATGTGGTCACTGACGCCGCCCACCTGTCCTTCGCATTGAAAGAAGCGACCTTCTCGAACCAGGATGACCCTGTCACCGGCAAGGCCTATTTGAGCGTCACGAACCTGGGCGCAAGCGCGGCGGTCGGCGTAACTGTTGTATTCACCGATTTGGAGTCTTGAATGGCAAAGGCCTTCGCATCCAATGTCTCCTTCCTTGCCAGCACGAGTCTCTCTGCAACGAATGTCGCAGTCACTGCAGCCACCAAAACCTTCACTCGGAGTGGCGGATCCTTTCTCACAGACAATTTTGTCCTTGGTCAGAATGTCAACTGGACTGGATTCAGTGCGTCAGGAAACAACGTATCCGGGCCTATTACCTCCCTGTCCTCTTCCCAAATGGTCCTTGGCGGAGCCACAACTCTGGTTGATGAAGCATCTGCGTCCGGTCGAAACTGCTACACCTATGGGGGAATTCGCGATTGGGCAGGGCGGCTTGAGGCCTTGTTGACTGCCAGTGGTTGGATCCAGACAAGTGATGCTGGGCAAACAGCCGCATCGGCGCTCGTGAATGCCACAGCGAGCGGCCAGTTACTTGGGTATCAAATCTGGAGGATGAATGATGCGCTTCAAGCCTCCGCGCCATTATTTATAAAAATAGAGTTCCTCAGCACAGGCTCGATCACGAATCCAGGAATGGCTTTCACGATTGGGACTGGATCCAGTGGTGGAGGCGTCATCACTGGTGTAATGGTTGCTCGAACCGCGCCAGTTAATATGGGCGCAGGAACTGCAGCCTTTTTCATTGGATCCGGTGACACCAATCGGCTGTGCTTTTTCCTCGCGGGGAACACCCTTTCTGCGAGCTTGCTGTTTTCAATTGAGCGCACACCTGATAGCGCGGGTGCCGACACCTCTGATGGCTTTTTATTGCTCATTCATGAGAACTCCAGCTCCAGCGCCGTATATGTGGTGAATCAGCTGATCCGCCCCAGCCTTTTGCATCAGGCTACCTCAACAGCCTTGGGTGCCTTTGCGCCGTCGGGATCCAACTGGGCCCTTGGAGGGAATATCGGTGTTTGCCCGATTCGGTTTTTCGATGG
This sequence is a window from Geothrix sp. PMB-07. Protein-coding genes within it:
- a CDS encoding phage tail protein translates to MPWPVMFFLWVASMVVGEMLRPKPKVENAKAAGTADFDFPTATEDRRKAFVFGTVKLDSPNVTWWGDIANRPIRQKAGKGGFMGTGSTLWQTVGYRYYVGMKLSLCLGPVELLELQADGKTFWTGVSTGGLIHVSSEGLFGGETGGGGLAGTFNFLPGTMSQPVDDYLVDVLGAPLPAWRGVATLVWQGPSAGGDNGYLGTSPRIPPISAVVRRLPSNLGFGSSTTNLNGDANAAEVIYEVLTSQECGMAQPVDLVDIPSFQAAAQQLASEGFGISGIWESGDARSFIEEILRTIDGCNFLDFSTGKWRITLARGGYNVATLPVLDGHSSIQALEGYSEVALDESTNQVQVSYTSRASNFSTKQVQAQAFANIRYQDAVVNASLSYPMISKASLAAKVADRDLRAYSTPLAKGDLICTRVARTLRPGDLFVLRWAPLGIDQVVCRVLKISRGDLQSSGIRISFLKDVFSLGSALYGAPASSGWVDPGVTPQPCEAQALMEAPYWAVGASRQVFAIGSRADQVTLDAEIWTNEGAGYLQTGNLPSLTPTGLLTSAYGCKTAALDPVGFTVSGGSDLAQLPGFSTNSDGRARGANLAYFPATGELVSWTTAVANVDGSFTVSAVLRGVIDTVPSDNAAGDRVWFFSVGAAEVRSSDGSGGGGAVAGPSTPGINGRTILYGTIDPTSDIGSDGDSYINLTSHFIFGPKAGGAWPVGTSLVGPAGMNGTNGRPSRASANWTTGVLAAGAVETQDIDFVKTGKLYKLTTTQAARVRLYSTAARRSTDAARPSTQKLTDPSDCELDVVTDAAHLSFALKEATFSNQDDPVTGKAYLSVTNLGASAAVGVTVVFTDLES